Proteins encoded within one genomic window of Alosa alosa isolate M-15738 ecotype Scorff River chromosome 24, AALO_Geno_1.1, whole genome shotgun sequence:
- the LOC125289380 gene encoding uncharacterized protein LOC125289380 isoform X3, protein MWPLHPTLCRQSPTPLPARVHGDPRVSPLSAPLLPRSTLLLLTLAPPHLERPPCTVTRRSKSFRDSLAEPGSALTRPTSLPSEPEPDSIPERPLQTCEWRHQVVPTVVRPNVRRPQVSPAVESPVPMPVSSPLCPTPALPSPLPSAISSPPPQNQVPISLLPGPVSASLSDTQTEYQRQLSTLTEEELSSSISPTEEKQMNLGRTESRGYERKREGDSVFGLEVVKAAKGPDSMTSMLPSSSKKSSLSELTYFELPKTRSDGPKTPPIEASLDPTSHPASPVSSSSVVVSASPLESKEAPNTSAFVLKPAHPSPPRSVSGQGAVVAPERDKAVLPLSVHQFPHSALLEGKELRDWREETQTGKDWKERREEKEQKVTFSSEREASKSIGDLEKPHSDWGPNTMVALLPSCPRVSSSPGLPSTMSHSTDEAQLEWTFDRKVLLEKPSKSISKVAILQASAPESLSKDEEEYADTKGVTYLSPSCPRESRIPGLPSTHMLMADSPRVVRDPNMVDLLITCPRVSNIPGIPSCQQMKVEEPKECLWSESKKPLCQPSCREKVLVFDSPGKAYEDKEARGHMVAIVPTCPQESRIPGFPSTPRPKVNPRVQMPSMIDILPTCPKSTHIPGLPTVMVSNETLSLKWPSEDIVFYKPFKGKPRILHFHDLGKFYHDMEMLKTMVVLVPTCPRKARNPGFPSVPRDPEKLHLSNAPSMVNILPTCPKSSGISGLPSRLHTGSGGWLTCNSLLWDKPLKRQASGIHHFSAGLLPLEKNVNMSNMRPSCPKTTRIPGCPSAPRPEICRAPSIVNLVPSCPKVSKIMGFPSIKALKAEQDMPWWYALDNKLFWAKQIKNTSTLFKPLPSGVTLSKEGGDIGRSMFKLAPTCPGQARVPGFPSAPKPELKRAPNMINCLPSCPKISRVPGIPSAKKLVEEFDIKGWPIREMPLWIKPFKRKPCEAISLQPAQYRPRDDSEREIIQSMPLLVPCCPRKASTPGFPSSPRPKVDNAPNIMNLLPSCPKVARIPGVPSIQMSQNEYAAMNWPLGVQPFCVKSRKNKSFESVLVLPVHYRTIKDQIIIRGMFYLAPNCPGKARNSGFPSAPRPQGFRAPTMASMIPSCPKSSRVHGLQSTQQSNTGCDAEIKWHADIKPLWEKPQDKDKSCLHILDCPAQYSSIKDKYFMRTMVSLVSSCPANASSSGFPSLQRLESRHLPGKASILPSHLPGTDTTKDKDIALVVDRSPCQNSLAPKPDSVNQPPKISEVMERLLASTPLGPSEDHISDYLSIASKSHIELPCEKLKTLSQPQDISSHKQTYPSEPDHPPLPAHITNDDKEANPVLISVPTLMKENTVFGGKYKRGDEGTIERGHIQCRMWHSTPDTPLILTVRERSGSMTALVPACPRTSSIPGFPSMQITSTGTGLGSCSVDKSTLWEKQSKALHVLQVDIPKEQRDMMTGMVNLGPSCPKRARTDGFPSVDSPKSVVCQVERAANMVNLTPSCPSVARVIGMPSIRNAYINETAWPVNKFPTWQKPLKRKTSVTILSTPFPQMSKRNKKMMKNMFAIVPSCPSASSIPGFPSARRTQKAQMPSMKSLFPSCPNKSNIAGIPSKLAQPADKPNVEWLNVRGDLWVRQPQKRPDLPRQIFVEDTKICSTMWALVPSCPIAASVPGFPSAPQHITDKHQIRKEPAMGNIAHACPKLSIVPGMPSQDETNVDQIPDKTVLWEKPPQMKSFAIEMLESGDKTIGKDMVSLVPSCPEVARHPGFPSAPRSHVNLEPNMVDILPCCPKIARVPGCPSIESAVASERPSDIQFFIWSKPLKDKLVGITGITCYSGPEYRNMYALVPSCPTKACAPGFPSAPQPKCWEMSNMINMTSSCPKISCAPGIPCTERLQTGPWLFINMPEWEKPFRSPQSLVQTSSVLESLPNESHIMQRMVSLAPICPRKACAQGFPSSPLPVAKKMPYMFSLLPSIPRVSGILGMPSSTMLIFDISHSKPWSVHSCTEVKKPLKERSAMITACQYDRETVANMFLLKPTCPIRATNPGLPSLCRPPVVEEHTSSALSPSCPKESCIPGIPSLLINQAQSQEAVSYKQLSLERPLRATQFGTALPYPITDNTEVYKDMVVLLPSCPRQARIPGFPSAPPPPKVDSESLACPEIAPNDQTENIVKVITEQSVVEDTDVSDLVTCEDIEDTGICIEVKQISDISFIGYETVAAILHPSSPSPPHPTDMDNLKHFSSSVDPGDTDGLIQSKEEAMGASSYLGAEEAVTFPEAAESYMYHLSEGRSESALEDECWLVEGSGFSVMKKWPPLTEHDLYEINKEEEFSEVKEVEEKALCVDLLSQTKEKTSGQEADSGPSKVLEQSIPTLPVDTEEEQSKQMFLEQGPGHLSAKGAIVPSLLQPTTEETPLVSQRSPSTDGSVVDLVPPRRTKRKDSLNREAVQAVDSDTGNTERVALSSVGKLTPSQRSKKDKSEGSQSVETSAVESVSSMESFEGDRQQQVTLSLLEMVDGVSSKLAVEEKAPQTLDNKADSSKMPQVPTDEKEIEQPRTLDVSLPLPQTKKQLSAPISDDSVPLKTDALENKGTSKDIDTHSAEHNQTVPAALPTAEFVPPPRIKKETPSPLLTKDNSTSKAQSRDRSPAQKELVVPMRKRKGRSQSCKVSQVSGTETGRDMKLEISESDKSLDSEIRSTFNAQSRGRSPGPKDLVVPIRKKKGRSQSCEVSAVSGTGSWRETRLRTQESDKPPTKENRSSFLLTETTSTSNTQSRGRSPGPKDLVVPIRIKKGRSQSCEVAAVSGTGSWRETRLRTQESDKVPAEVSDQKKPDTDISEIISGVKMRKKPAELPVPMPRVIKRRSGSFLDDIPATDKEAWGKAITERLTNLPVPMPRLKKQLSGSFMDVASSHAESQSCAVEAAVEMVAKVREGLSNLPVPMPRAKKTPQWIFPG, encoded by the exons CTGCTTCCCTCTCTGACACGCAGACAG AGTACCAGAGACAGTTGAGCACACTGACAGAAGAGGAGCTCTCCAGTTCAATAAGTCCAA CGGAAGAAAAACAAATGAACCTTGGTCGCACAGAATCAAGAGGCTATGAGAGAAAACGGGAAGGCGACTCTGTGTTTGGACTGGAGGTTGTCAAGGCAGCAAAAGG ACCAGACAGTATGACATCTATGCTGCCATCTAGTTCAAAGAAATCCAGTCTCTCAGAATTGACATATTTTGAGCTGCCAAAAACACGAAGTGATGGCCCAAAGACACCTCCCATAGAAGCATCCCTTGACCCCACCTCTCACCCTGCCTCACCTGTGAGCTCATCATCAGTGGTGGTATCTGCTTCCCCACTAGAGTCTAAAGAGGCCCCCAACACCTCTGCATTTGTTTTGAAGCCAGCACATCCTTCACCCCCTAGGTCGGTCTCTGGACAGGGTGCTGTGGTTGCCCCAGAGAGAGACAAGGCAGTTCTTCCCCTGTCTGTGCACCAGTTTCCACATAGCGCTTTGTTAGAGGGAAAGGAGTTGAGAGACTGGAGAGAAGAAACACAGACAGGAAAAGATTGGAAAGAAAGGAGGGAAGAAAAAGAGCAGAAAGTTACTTTCTCTTCTGAGAGAGAAGCATCCAAGAGCATAGGGGATCTTGAAAAGCCTCACTCAGATTGGGG ACCTAATACCATGGTtgctttgctgccatcttgtcCAAGAGTCTCCAGTTCTCCTGGGTTGCCATCCACAATGAGCCATAGTACAGATGAGGCCCAACTTGAGTGGACATTTGATAGGAAAGTGCTGTTGGAGAAGCCATCCAAAAGCATCTCCAAAGTTGCTATCCTTCAGGCCTCTGCACCAGAGAGCTTAAGCAAAGACGAAGAAGAGTATGCAGATACAAAAGGTGTGACATACTTATCACCAAGTTGTCCAAGAGAATCTAGGATTCCAGGACTACCATCTACACACATGCTAATGGCAGATAGTCCAAGGGTTGTCAGAGATCCAAACATGGTGGATCTTCTTATAACCTGTCCAAGAGTATCTAATATTCCTGGTATTCCATCCTGTCAACAAATGAAGGTGGAGGAGCCAAAGGAATGCTTGTGGTCTGAAAGTAAGAAGCCATTATGTCAACCCAGTTGTAGAGAAAAGGTGTTGGTGTTTGATTCCCCAGGCAAAGCATATGAAGACAAAGAAGCCAGAGGGCATATGGTGGCTATAGTCCCAACTTGCCCCCAAGAAAGCAGAATTCCAGGTTTTCCATCTACACCAAGACCAAAAGTGAATCCAAGAGTTCAAATGCCAAGTATGATTGATATTTTACCAACATGCCCCAAATCCACACATATTCCAGGATTGCCAACTGTAATGGTCTCAAATGAAACACTGTCCTTGAAGTGGCCATCTGAAGATATTGTATTTTATAAACCATTTAAGGGAAAACCAAGGATCCTTCATTTTCATGACCTTGGTAAATTCTATCATGATATGGAAATGTTAAAAACTATGGTGGTTCTGGTGCCAACTTGTCCAAGAAAAGCTAGAAACCCTGGTTTTCCATCTGTTCCAAGAGACCCAGAAAAGCTACACCTAAGTAATGCTCCAAGCATGGTTAATATTTTACCAACTTGTCCCAAATCCTCAGGCATTTCTGGGCTACCTTCAAGATTACATACAGGCTCTGGTGGCTGGTTGACATGTAACTCATTGTTGTGGGATAAGCCATTGAAGAGACAAGCATCTGGGATACACCACTTTTCAGCAGGCCTCTTGCCCTTGGAGAAAAATGTTAACATGTCAAACATGAGGCCATCTTGTCCCAAAACTACAAGGATACCTGGTTGTCCTTCAGCACCACGGCCTGAAATATGCAGGGCTCCTAGTATAGTGAACCTTGTGCCCTCGTGCCCGAAAGTTTCTAAAATTATGGGCTTCCCATCAATCAAGGCTCTTAAGGCAGAACAAGATATGCCATGGTGGTACGCATTGGACAATAAACTTTTTTGGGCCAAACAAATAAAGAACACATCCACATTATTTAAACCTTTACCTTCAGGAGTAACATTATCAAAAGAAGGTGGAGATATTGGAAGATCCATGTTTAAACTGGCCCCCACCTGCCCAGGACAAGCAAGAGTGCCTGGTTTCCCATCTGCACCAAAGCCTGAATTGAAAAGGGCCCCAAATATGATAAATTGTTTACCATCCTGTCCAAAGATATCGCGGGTCCCTGGAATACCATCTGCCAAAAAGTTAGTGGAAGAGTTTGATATCAAAGGTTGGCCTATCAGGGAGATGCCATTATGGATCAAACCTTTCAAAAGGAAGCCATGTGAAGCCATAAGTTTGCAACCTGCACAGTATAGACCAAGAGATGATTCTGAAAGGGAGATAATACAAAGTATGCCACTCCTGGTACCATGTTGCCCAAGAAAAGCATCAACACCTGGGTTTCCATCATCACCAAGGCCAAAGGTGGACAACGCTCCAAACATTATGAACCTCCTGCCGTCTTGTCCAAAAGTTGCCAGGATTCCGGGAGTACCGTCCATACAAATGTCCCAAAATGAGTACGCAGCAATGAATTGGCCATTAGGTGTTCAACCTTTTTGTGTTAAATCACGTAAGAACAAATCATTTGAGTCTGTTCTTGTTCTACCAGTTCATTACAGAACAATTAAAGATCAAATTATCATCAGAGGAATGTTCTACCTTGCACCAAATTGTCCAGGAAAAGCCAGAAATTCTGGTTTTCCATCAGCTCCAAGACCCCAAGGGTTCAGGGCACCTACTATGGCCAGTATGATTCCATCATGTCCAAAGTCTTCAAGGGTCCATGGTCTACAATCCACTCAACAATCAAACACAGGTTGTGATGCAGAGATTAAATGGCATGCAGATATAAAACCATTGTGGGAAAAACCACAGGACAAGGACAAGTCATGCCTGCATATACTGGACTGTCCAGCCCAATATAGCTCAATAAAGGACAAATATTTTATGAGAACCATGGTGTCCTTAGTGTCATCCTGTCCAGCAAATGCAAGTTCCTCTGGTTTTCCCTCTCTGCAAAGGTTAGAGTCCAGGCATTTGCCAGGCAAAGCAAGCATACTGCCATCTCACCTACCTGGCACGGACACAACAAAAGACAAAGATATTGCATTGGTTGTTGACAGGAGCCCATGTCAAAATTCTCTTGCTCCAAAGCCTGACTCAGTTAACCAGCCACCAAAGATCAGTGAGGTTATGGAAAGGTTATTGGCATCGACACCACTTGGACCAAGTGAAGATCACATTTCTGACTATCTTTCCATAGCCTCTAAAAGTCATATAGAACTACCTTGTGAAAAACTGAAAACTCTGTCACAGCCACAGGATATTAGTAGTCATAAACAAACATATCCATCTGAACCAGACCATCCACCTCTACCTGCCCATATTACAAATGATGATAAAGAAGCAAACCCAGTCTTAATCTCTGTACCAACCCTTATGAAGGAGAACACAGTCTTTGGGGGGAAATATAAAAGAGGAGATGAGGGCACTATCGAGAGAGG GCATATACAGTGCAGAATGTGGCACTCTACTCCAGATACACCATTAATTTTGACTGTTAGGGAAAG ATCTGGAAGTATGACTGCTTTGGTGCCAGCATGTCCAAGAACAAGCAGTATCCCAGGATTCCCGTCCATGCAAATCACTAGCACAGGCACAGGATTAGGGAGCTGCTCAGTTGACAAAAGCACATTGTGGGAGAAACAATCAAAGGCATTGCATGTCTTGCAAGTGGACATACCAAAAGAGCAAAGAGACATGATGACAGGGATGGTGAATTTAGGACCTTCTTGCCCAAAGAGGGCCAGAACAGATGGTTTTCCATCTGTAGACTCGCCAAAATCAGTGGTCTGTCAAGTCGAAAGGGCAGCAAATATGGTAAATCTCACACCATCTTGCCCAAGTGTAGCTAGAGTCATAGGAATGCCATCCATTAGGAATGCCTACATCAATGAGACAGCTTGGCCAGTTAACAAATTCCCCACATGGCAGAAACCTCTAAAGAGAAAAACATCAGTAACTATATTGTCCACACCATTCCCTCAAATGTCAAAACGAAACAAAAAAATGATGAAAAACATGTTTGCCATTGTTCCCTCATGTCCCTCAGCCTCAAGTATCCCTGGATTCCCATCAGCAAGGAGAACTCAGAAAGCACAAATGCCATCCATGAAGTCTCTGTTCCCATCATGCCCAAACAAATCTAATATTGCTGGTATCCCTTCAAAGTTAGCCCAGCCAGCAGACAAACCTAACGTTGAGTGGCTAAATGTCAGGGGAGATCTGTGGGTGAGGCAACCACAGAAGAGACCAGATTTACCCAGGCAGATATTTGTAGAGGACACAAAGATCTGTAGCACAATGTGGGCTCTGGTGCCATCCTGCCCCATTGCTGCCTCAGTCCCTGGTTTCCCTTCGGCACCTCAGCATATAACAGATAAGCATCAGATACGAAAAGAGCCTGCCATGGGAAATATTGCACATGCTTGCCCAAAGTTGTCTATAGTTCCTGGAATGCCATCTCAAGATGAGACTAATGTTGATCAGATTCCTGACAAAACTGTTCTATGGGAAAAGCCTCCTCAAATGAAGAGTTTTGCCATAGAAATGTTAGAGTCAGGTGATAAAACAATTGGTAAAGATATGGTGTCTTTGGTGCCTTCATGCCCAGAAGTTGCAAGACATCCTGGGTTTCCATCTGCCCCACGATCCCATGTTAATTTAGAGCCAAATATGGTGGATATTCTCCCATGTTGTCCAAAGATAGCAAGGGTTCCTGGTTGCCCATCCATAGAGAGTGCTGTGGCATCAGAAAGGCCTAGTGACATCCAGTTCTTCATTTGGAGCAAGCCATTAAAAGATAAGTTGGTAGGAATTACAGGTATTACTTGTTACTCAGGCCCAGAGTATAGAAATATGTATGCACTTGTGCCATCTTGCCCAACAAAAGCATGTGCTCCTGGGTTCCCATCAGCCCCACAACCCAAGTGTTGGGAAATGTCCAATATGATAAATATGACATCTTCTTGTCCAAAAATATCCTGTGCTCCCGGGATCCCTTGCACTGAGAGACTGCAGACTGGGCCGTGGCTTTTTATCAACATGCCAGAATGGGAGAAACCATTCAGAAGTCCGCAGTCATTGGTACAGACTTCCTCTGTCCTGGAAAGTTTGCCAAATGAAAGTCATATAATGCAAAGAATGGTATCTTTAGCACCAATATGCCCGAGAAAAGCTTGTGCTCAAGGTTTCCCCTCTTCCCCGCTACCAGTAGCTAAAAAGATGCCATATATGTTTTCCCTTCTTCCATCCATCCCAAGAGTCAGTGGCATACTGGGCATGCCCTCTTCAACTATGTTGATTTTTGACATAAGCCATTCAAAACCATGGTCAGTGCACTCATGTACAGAGGTCAAGAAACCACTGAAGGAGAGGTCTGCCATGATCACTGCCTGTCAGTATGATAGAGAGACTGTGGCAAACATGTTTCTCTTGAAACCAACATGTCCAATCAGGGCTACAAATCCTGGCCTTCCATCTTTATGTAGGCCCCCAGTAGTGGAGGAACATACATCGAGTGCGCTTTCTCCTTCATGCCCAAAGGAGTCTTGCATCCCTGGAATTCCCTCTTTACTGATAAACCAAGCTCAATCACAAGAAGCTGTATCATATAAGCAACTGTCACTGGAGAGACCTTTGAGGGCAACACAATTTGGAACTGCACTTCCCTATCCCATAACTGATAACACAGAGGTTTATAAAGATATGGTGGTCTTGCTACCATCTTGCCCAAGACAGGCAAGGATCCCTGGGTTCCCAtctgctcctcctccccctAAAGTGGACTCTGAAAGTCTAGCTTGCCCTGAGATAGCACCGAATGATCAAACTGAGAACATTGTTAAGGTTATCACTGAGCAAAGTGTAGTGGAGGATACAGACGTGTCGGACTTGGTGACATGCGAGGACATTGAAGACACTG GAATATGCATTGAAGTGAAGCAAATAAGTGATATTTCATTCATTGG TTATGAGACTGTTGCTGCAATATTACATCCCTCAAGCCCATCACCTCCACATCCCACTGATATGGACAATCTCAAgcatttctcctcctctgtggaCCCCGGTGACACTGATGGACTTATTCAAAGCAAGGAGGAAGCAATGGGAGCATCATCATACCTTGGAGCAGAGGAAGCAGTGACGTTTCCTGAAGCTGCAGAGTCATATATGTACCATTtatctgagggcagatctgagTCGGCCTTAGAGGATGAGTGTTGGCTGGTTGAAGGTAGTGGTTTTAGTGTGATGAAGAAATGGCCTCCTCTAACAGAGCATGATCTCTATGAGATCAACAAAGAGGAGGAATTCTCTGAGGTGAAGGAAGTGGAAGAGAAAGCCTTGTGTGTGGACTTGCTGAGCCAAACTAAAGAGAAAACGTCAGGACAGGAGGCAGACTCTGGACCAAGTAAGGTATTGGAGCAGAGCATACCAACACTCCCTGTTGACACAGAGGAGGAACAAAGTAAACAGATGTTTCTGGAACAGGG TCCCGGGCACCTCAGTGCAAAAGGGGCTATTGTTCCTTCTCTTCTACAGCCCACCACTGAGGAGACTCCACTCGTCTCACAAAGGTCTCCCAGCACTGATGGATCAGTAGTCGATCTGGTTCCACCACGACGTACAAAGAGAAAAGACAGTTTAAACAGAGAGGCTGTACAGGCTGTTGATTCAGATACAGGGAACACTGAGAGGGTTGCTCTCTCTAGTGTTGGTAAACTCACTCCATCTCAGCGAAGCAAGAAGGACAAGTCAGAGGGTTCTCAAAGTGTAGAGACTTCTGCTGTTGAAAGTGTGTCTTCGATGGAGTCTTTTGAAGGTGATAGGCAGCAGCAGGTAACTTTGTCCTTACTGGAAATGGTAGATGGGGTTTCCTCTAAACTTGCTGTGGAGGAAAAAGCTCCTCAGACACTGGATAATAAAGCTGATTCATCTAAAATGCCTCAAGTGCCTACagatgagaaagagatagaacaACCTAGAACTTTAGATGTATCTCTCCCGTTGCCACAGACTAAAAAACAACTTAGTGCCCCTATCTCTGATGATTCTGTACCACTTAAAACAGATGCGCTGGAAAACAAGGGTACATCCAAAGACATTGACACTCATTCTGCTGAACACAATCAGACTGTACCTGCAGCTTTGCCAACTGCAGAATTTGTACCACCACCACGTATCAAGAAAGAAacaccctctcctcttctcactaAAGACAATTCTACCTCTAAAGCTCAGTCTAGAGACCGTTCACCAGCACAAAAAGAACTGGTGGTGCCCATGAGAAAAAGGAAGGGCAGGTCTCAATCATGCAAAGTATCCCAAGTAAGCGGTACTGAGACTGGGAGGGATATGAAGCTGGAGATCTCAGAGTCAGATAAATCTCTAGACTCAGAAATCAGGTCCACGTTTAATGCTCAGTCTAGGGGTCGATCACCAGGGCCGAAGGATCTGGTGGTGCCCATTCGAAAGAAGAAGGGCAGGTCTCAGTCATGCGAAGTCTCTGCAGTTAGTGGTACGGGAAGTTGGAGGGAGACAAGGCTAAGGACTCAAGAGTCAGATAAACCTCCAACCAAAGAAAACAGGTCGTCTTTTCTTCTCACAGAAACCACATCCACGTCTAACACTCAGTCTAGGGGTCGATCACCTGGGCCAAAGGACCTGGTGGTGCCCATTCGAATAAAAAAGGGCAGGTCTCAGTCATGCGAAGTCGCTGCAGTTAGTGGTACGGGAAGTTGGAGGGAGACAAGGCTAAGGACTCAAGAGTCAGATAAGGTTCCAGCCGAAGTATCGGATCAGAAGAAACCAGACACAGACATTTCTGAGATCATATCTGGAGTGAAGATGCGGAAGAAACCTGCAGAGCTGCCTGTTCCCATGCCCCGTGTTATCAAGCGCCGGAGCGGATCATTTCTAGATGACATTCCAGCAACGGACAAAGAGGCCTGGGGTAAGGCCATCACTGAGAGGCTAACAAACTTACCTGTTCCCATGCCTCGGCTGAAGAAGCAATTGAGTGGATCTTTCATGGATGTTGCCTCATCACATGCAGAATCTCAGTCATGTGCAGTGGAAGCAGCAGTGGAGATGGTGGCCAAGGTGAGAGAGGGCCTGTCAAATTTACCTGTCCCGATGCCTCGTGCTAAAAAAACGCCTCAGTGGATCTTTCCTGGATGA